One window of Rhinolophus ferrumequinum isolate MPI-CBG mRhiFer1 chromosome 26, mRhiFer1_v1.p, whole genome shotgun sequence genomic DNA carries:
- the KCNH2 gene encoding potassium voltage-gated channel subfamily H member 2 isoform X4, which translates to MAAPARKASGTGALQPRAQKGRVRRAVRISSLVAQEVLSLGADVLPEYKLQAPRIHRWTILHYSPFKAVWDWLILLLVIYTAVFTPYSAAFLLKETEEGPAAPDCGYACQPLAVVDLIVDIMFIVDILINFRTTYVNANEEVVSHPGRIAVHYFKGWFLIDMVAAIPFDLLIFGSGSEELIGLLKTARLLRLVRVARKLDRYSEYGAAVLFLLMCTFALIAHWLACIWYAIGNMEQPNMDSRIGWLHNLGDQIGKPYNSSGLGGPSIKDKYVTALYFTFSSLTSVGFGNVSPNTNSEKIFSICVMLIGSLMYASIFGNVSAIIQRLYSGTARYHTQMLRVREFIRFHQIPNPLRQRLEEYFQHAWSYTNGIDMNAVLKGFPECLQADICLHLNRSLLQHCKPFRGATKGCLRALAMKFKTTHAPPGDTLVHAGDLLTALYFISRGSIEILRGDVVVAILGKNDIFGEPLNLYARPGKSNGDVRALTYCDLHKIHRDDLLEVLDMYPEFSDHFWSSLEITFNLRDTNMIPGSPGSTELEGGFNQQRKRKLSFRRRTDKDPEQPGEVSALGPGRAGTGPSSRGRPGGPWGESLSSGPSSPESSDDEGPGRSSSPLRLVPFSSPRPPGEPPGGEPLTEDCEKSNDTCNPLSGAFSGVSNIFSFWGDSRGRQYQELPRCPAPTPSLLNIPLSSPGRRSRGDVESRLDALQRQLNRLETRLSADMATILQLLQRQMTLVPPAYSAVTTPGPGPTSTCPLLPVSPIPTLTLDSFSQVSQFMVCEELPPGAPELPQDGPTRRLSLPGQLGALTSQPLHRHGSDPGS; encoded by the exons ATGGCGGCCCCAGCCAGAAAGGCGAGCGGCACAGGTGCTCTGCAGCCCAGGGCCCAGAAAGGCCGGGTGAGGCGGGCCGTTCGCATCTCCAGCTTGGTGGCCCAGGAG GTCCTGTCTCTGGGTGCGGACGTGCTGCCGGAGTACAAGCTGCAGGCCCCGCGGATCCACCGTTGGACCATCCTGCACTACAGCCCCTTCAAGGCCGTGTGGGACTGGCTCATCCTCCTGCTCGTCATCTACACGGCCGTCTTCACACCCTATTCGGCTGCCTTCCTCCTGAAGGAGACGGAGGAGGGCCCTGCGGCCCCCGACTGCGGCTACGCCTGCCAGCCGCTGGCTGTGGTGGACCTCATCGTGGATATCATGTTCATCGTGGACATTCTCATCAACTTCCGCACCACCTACGTCAATGCCAACGAGGAGGTGGTCAGCCACCCTGGCCGCATCGCCGTCCACTACTTCAAGGGCTGGTTCCTCATCGACATGGTGGCCGCCATCCCCTTTGACCTGCTCATCTTTGGCTCTGGCTCGGAGGAG CTCATCGGGCTGCTGAAGACGGCCCGGCTGCTGCGGCTGGTGCGCGTGGCACGGAAGCTGGACCGCTACTCAGAGTACGGGGCAGCCGTGCTCTTCCTGCTCATGTGCACCTTCGCGCTCATTGCGCACTGGCTGGCCTGCATCTGGTACGCCATCGGCAACATGGAGCAGCCGAACATGGACTCCCGCATCGGCTGGCTGCACAACCTGGGCGACCAGATCGGCAAGCCCTACAACAGCAGTGGCCTGGGCGGCCCCTCCATCAAGGACAAGTACGTCACGGCGCTCTACTTCACCTTCAGCAGCCTCACCAGCGTGGGCTTCGGCAATGTCTCCCCCAACACCAACTCAGAGAAGATCTTCTCCATCTGCGTCATGCTCATCGGCT cccttaTGTACGCCAGCATCTTCGGCAACGTGTCGGCCATCATCCAGCGGCTATACTCGGGCACGGCCCGCTACCACACACAGATGCTGCGGGTGCGCGAGTTCATCCGCTTCCATCAGATCCCCAACCCGCTGCGCCAGCGCCTCGAGGAGTACTTCCAGCACGCCTGGTCCTACACCAATGGCATCGACATGAATGCG GTGCTGAAGGGCTTCCCGGAGTGCCTGCAGGCCGACATCTGCTTGCATCTGAACCGCTCGCTGCTGCAGCACTGCAAGCCCTTCCGAGGGGCCACCAAGGGCTGCCTGCGGGCCCTGGCCATGAAATTCAAGACGACACATGCCCCGCCAGGCGACACGTTGGTGCACGCAGGGGACCTGCTCACTGCCCTCTACTTCATCTCCCGGGGCTCCATCGAGATCTTGCGGGGTGACGTCGTGGTGGCCATCCTGG GGAAGAACGACATTTTTGGAGAGCCTCTGAACCTGTATGCCAGGCCTGGCAAGTCCAACGGAGATGTGCGGGCCCTCACATATTGCGACCTGCACAAGATCCATCGGGACGACTTGCTGGAGGTGCTGGACATGTACCCCGAGTTCTCCGACCACTTCTGGTCCAGCCTGGAGATCACCTTCAACCTGCGAGAC ACCAACATGATTCCCGGCTCTCCCGGCAGCACGGAGCTGGAGGGTGGCTTCAACCAGCAACGCAAGCGCAAGTTGTCCTTTCGCAGGCGCACCGACAAGG ACCCGGAACAGCCAGGGGAGGTGTCCGCCTTGGGGCCGGGCCGGGCGGGGACAGGGCCGAGTAGCCGGGGCCGGCCAGGGGGGCCGTGGGGGGAGAGCCTGTCCAGTGGCCCCTCCAGCCCTGAGAGCAGTGATGATGAGGGCCCAGGTCGCAGCTCCAGCCCCCTCCGCCTGGTGCCCttctccagccccaggccccccGGAGAGCCACCGGGTGGGGAACCCCTGACCGAGGACTGTGAGAAGAGCAACGACACTTGTAACCCACTGTCAG GCGCCTTCTCAGGAGTGTCCAACATCTTCAGCTTCTGGGGAGACAGTCGGGGCCGCCAGTACCAGGAGCTGCCTcgctgccctgcccccaccccaagcctccTCAACATCCCTCTTTCCAGCCCTGGCCGGAGGTCCCGGGGCGATGTGGAGAGCAGGCTGGATGCCCTCCAGAGGCAGCTTAACAG GCTGGAGACCCGGCTCAGTGCAGACATGGCCACCATCCTGCAGCTGCTACAGAGGCAGATGACACTGGTCCCCCCCGCCTACAGTGCTGTGACCACCCCAGGGCCCGGCCCCACTTCCACCTGTCCTCTGCTGCCTGtcagccccatccccaccctcaccctggaCTCGTTTTCTCAG GTTTCCCAGTTCATGGTGTGTGAGGAGCTGCCCCCAGGGGCCCCAGAACTCCCCCAAGATGGCCCCACTCGACGCCTCTCCCTGCCAGGCCAGCTGGGCgccctcacctcccagccctTGCACAGACACGGCTCAGACCCAGGGAGTTAA